The following proteins are encoded in a genomic region of Planctomycetota bacterium:
- a CDS encoding prenyltransferase/squalene oxidase repeat-containing protein encodes MRNLPISPLLAAALLTSPALAQEAPLPGNGQERFDPITGEEITPEARRAIERGLAYLSTRQNDNGSFGARGGVGASSAITSLAALAFMSAGNLPGRGIYGDNVARAVDYILDTAQPSGLLSAENAHGVMYSHGFAALFLGEVYGMTGDPRIKEVLKDAVKLIEKSQNHEGGWRYQPAPVDADVSVTICQIMALRAARDAGINVDAEVIDRAVEYVKKCQTADGGFSYMLAAGRAHGSSAFPRSAAGLASLYYAGISEGPEVERALAYLLRNIPGQGRGGRQAHYYYGHYYAAQAAFLAGGEWWAQWFPAIREELLANQNATSGAWSGEVNDEYATSMALIILQMPNRYLPVFSGKGPGS; translated from the coding sequence ATGCGGAACCTCCCGATCTCACCGTTGCTGGCCGCGGCGTTACTGACATCTCCCGCGCTGGCTCAGGAAGCCCCGTTGCCCGGCAACGGCCAGGAACGATTCGACCCCATCACCGGTGAAGAGATCACGCCCGAAGCGCGCCGTGCGATCGAGCGTGGATTGGCCTACCTGTCCACCCGGCAGAACGACAACGGTTCGTTCGGTGCGCGTGGTGGTGTCGGCGCATCGAGCGCTATTACTTCGCTGGCCGCGTTGGCGTTCATGTCCGCCGGCAACCTGCCGGGTCGGGGCATTTACGGCGACAACGTCGCCCGCGCCGTTGATTACATCCTCGACACCGCCCAGCCGTCCGGTCTGCTTAGCGCCGAGAATGCTCACGGCGTGATGTACTCCCATGGCTTTGCCGCGCTTTTCCTTGGCGAGGTTTACGGCATGACCGGCGACCCGCGGATCAAGGAGGTGCTCAAGGACGCCGTCAAGCTCATCGAGAAGTCCCAGAACCACGAAGGCGGCTGGCGCTACCAACCGGCCCCGGTCGACGCGGACGTTTCCGTCACGATTTGCCAGATCATGGCGTTGCGTGCGGCGCGTGATGCAGGGATCAACGTCGACGCCGAAGTGATCGACCGCGCGGTCGAGTACGTCAAAAAATGCCAGACTGCCGACGGCGGCTTTTCGTACATGCTCGCCGCCGGGCGTGCGCACGGCAGCAGCGCGTTTCCCCGCAGCGCTGCCGGGCTCGCGAGTCTGTACTACGCGGGCATCAGCGAAGGCCCGGAGGTCGAGCGGGCGTTGGCGTACTTGCTCCGCAACATCCCCGGCCAGGGCCGGGGCGGTCGTCAGGCACACTACTACTACGGCCACTACTACGCCGCCCAGGCCGCCTTCCTCGCCGGCGGCGAGTGGTGGGCGCAGTGGTTCCCGGCCATCCGCGAAGAACTCCTCGCCAACCAGAACGCCACCAGCGGCGCGTGGTCCGGCGAGGTCAACGACGAGTACGCCACGTCGATGGCGTTGATCATCCTGCAAATGCCCAACCGTTACTTGCCGGTGTTCAGCGGGAAAGGGCCGGGAAGCTGA